From the genome of Streptomyces sp. NBC_01142:
CTCGGTGCGCTCGGTGGCGATCGCCCCGGCCGGCACCTGGCTCGCAACCGCCAGCAACGACCTCACAGTACGGATCTGGGACCGAGCCACCGGCACCTGCACCGCCACCCTGACCGGCCACACCGGCCTGGTGGAATCGGTGGCGATTGCGCCGGACGGGAGCTGGCTCGCCACCGCCAGCGGCGACGGGACGGTGCGGATCTGGGACCGATCCTCCGGGTCGTGCACGGCCACCCTCGCCGGCCACACCGGCCGCGTGCTTTCGGTGGCGATTGCGCCGGACGGGAGCTGGCTCGCCACCGCTAGCTACGACGGGACGGTGCGGATCTGGGACCGGACCACCCGGTCGTGCACGGCCACCCTCACCGGCCACACCGGCTCGGTGCAGGCGGTGGCGATCGCGCCGGACGGGGCCTGGCTCGCCACCGCCAGTCACGACAAGACGGTGCGGATCTGGGCCGTCGCGGATCAATGCACCGTGGCCATGGCACGAGCCGAAGATGCGCTGCTCCCGTGTGCCTGGGGGGCTGGTGGCGAACTCGCAGTGGGGGGAGAAAGGGGCCTGTACATCTTCAAACTCCTCACCTGAGACGCGGCCCCGGCGCGAGTCCGCTCCCGCCGCAGCCCCGTTCACCGGCCAGTGCGGCGCTGGTGCCCGATTGCGCAGGCCAGAAGCGGGGAGTTAGACCGCCCCCTCACGGTCCGCTGTCGCACGTCAGAGTGATCACAAAGGGTTGGCCGTGACGCGCGCCGGACGACGGCATGTTGAGCGGGTCATGCGAAAACTGATCTCGTACGCCCTGGCAGTGGCCGCGCTGGCCCTTCCCGCCCTGCCCACCCGGGCGGCGCAGGCACTGCCGTCCGCAACCGCTGCGACCGCCATGGCCCAGGACTTCAACTCGTGCGGCTACTACCCGAAGTCGGCTCTGCGACTGCGGACCGGCCCAGGCACGAAGTACACGACGCTCGGGGTGCTCTACCCGGCCGACTTGGTCAGCGTCGACAAGGCGAAGGGCGGCTGGTACCGGGTGAGCCTGCAGGACCGCTCCAAGTCCGGCCTGAAGGCCGGCTCCACAGGATGGGTCGCGAAGTCCGGCCTCAAGCCGCACGTATGCATGCAGTTGGACGTGCGCCAGGAAGCGCCGTGATTCGAAGAAGGTGCAAGTCCTTCTCGATTGCCCTGTCGCAGCAGGGTGATTTGGAGGCGGGCCGGCCCCACTGTCCCCTGTCATCCAATCGAGGCGTTTGACTACGAACGCAGCCGTACCGGCTGGGGCGGACGGGGCCGTGCCGTACGTCGAGGTTTCGTGCGTGGATGCACGCGAGCGTCGGCGCAGTCTGGACGGCGCTGATCTGAGCCCTCAGGATGGTTTTTCCAATCTTCGGGGGGAGGGATCATGGTGGGTCGCGTCCGTTTATGGATCGTGTACTTCGTACTTGCCGTGATCGCTGGCCTGGCAGGAGTTGTCGCCGCGATTTGGATGCCACCGGAGCGAGCTGCAGCCGTCGCGGCCACAGCTGTAGCGATCACAGCGTTGCCCGTCACCCGCGTCTCGGCCCGCATCGACACTGCTACCCGGCAGCGCGAACTCATGTCAGCCAACCTCTACGCGGTCAGTGCTACTGGCCGACTGCCCTGCGTGCGTGATCTGATTGACCCGATCGCGTTGGGCGTGCACGCCGCCGAAAGTTTTGTCAGGGACGGTGTCGCAGACCGCGTGGCGCCGTTCATCCAGCGGGACCGAGAAGCCGACGTGCACGCCGCCGTCACAAGCGGCGGCTTCGTTCTGATCGTCGGCGAGTCCACGGCCGGGAAGACACGCCTTGCCTACGAGGCCCTGCGTACACTGCGGCCGAACCACGCCTTCGCCTGCCCCACCCCGTCGGCGCTCTATGCCCTCCTGCCCGCAGTGCAGAAAGAGAAGAAGTGCGTCGTATGGCTGGATGACCTCGAACGCTACCTGGGCGCCCAGGGACTCACCGCCCAACTACTCACCCAACTACTCGGCGACAGCTCACGCGACGCGCTTGTCATAGCCACCATGCGAGCTCACGAGCATCAACAGTTCCTCTCTCCCCCCACCGACGCTTCCACAGAAGAGCGGGCGATGCGAGCCCGCGAACTGCTGCAAAGCGCTCGAACCATCAGAATCGACCGCCAGTGGTCAGCGGCCGAACGCCATCCGTGAGCGCCTCCTCGGCCCGGACCACCCCGACACCCTCGTCAGCCGCCGCGAAGTCGCCGTCGGCCTCGGCTGGCTCGGCTGCTGGGCCGACGCCCTCACCGAATACCTCACGGTCGCAGTCGCCCGCGAACACGTCCTGGGCGCCGACCACCCCGACGCCCTTGCCAGCCTCAACGACGAGGCCCACTGCCTCGAACAGCTCGGCCGCAGCCAGGAGGCCGAGGAGCTGTACCAGAGGGTGGCAGCGTTGGGGCAGCGGACGGCCGACGAGGGCGAAGATCGTCACTGACGGTCACATAATCTGTGGCGATTTCACTCCCCGTCAAGCAGCCGCGAGCGGGGAATTAAATGGCCACCAACAGCCTCCCGTTGACATCCAACCCAGTTCATGCCGGGGAGCTGGTCCCGCTGTCTTCTCTAGTCGGTGTCCGTCGCCGCCAGCACAGCGATCCGGCGGAGGTCGGGGGAGAGGGCGGCTATGCCGTAGTCGTAAATGTCGTTCTGGAACCAGTCCGCATCGGCCTCGAAGTGGAACCATGTGCTCTGCCGTACGTGGCGCTCCACTTCGTCCGCGCTCGCGCCCGCCGGAGCGCCGCTGAGCCCCGCCATCGAACGCCATGCCCACAGCCGCCCGTAGGCACCCTGCACGCCCGAGCTGTGCATGCCGCCCATCGACGCGGTGACGAAGAGCAGGCGCCAGATTTCGTCCACCGGGCGGACCGCGATCTCAAAGCGATCCGTTGGGCTGAGCCCGTCGACACAGGGCATCGGCAGGGTCGGCAGCAGAGCGGGCACCCGGGCGGGTGCGACGGCCTCGTCCAGCATGAAGACCCAGGCCCCGCAGTCACCCCAGTCGCCCGCCTGCACGGCGGCAACGATGGTCTCGTGCACTTCCGTGGTGGCGATGTCCCGAAGGGCGGAACGCTCGGACGTGCGTGGTGTCGGCGGGTCCACACGGCCCTCGGTGGGTACACCGGTCCCGCTCCCGCTGGCGGAGCCGTGCATCGAGCGGCTTGGAAAACCGACGCCGGCCTCGAAGTCGCGGCGCTGCACCGGGAGCCAGGACAGGGCCTGCCAGCCGGGCCTTACGAGCAGCCAACAGCGCAGCGGCGGGAACTGTTCGACATCCACGCCACGGAGCACCAACTCGTGGAAAAGACAGGCGCGCAGCTCGTCCAGCCGGTGCGGCTCCCGCTCGTTGCGATCGAAGACGGTGGCTGCCAGGTCGCTGACGTGCTGATGCTCCGCGAGGAGCGAGGCGACAAAGCGCGGCGCGAGGTTGGAGCCCGCAGTGAATGGGCGCTTTTCGTCGAGGAGTCGGAGCAGCTGTACCAGGCTGTCGCGGCTGGGGGTGAGGGCGAGCACACGTACCACGTGGGCCAGTTGGCGCTCGTACTCCCGTACCTGTTCGACAGCGGCCGCGTGCCGGTCGGCCAGCTGTGACCCCAGCTCGCGCACGTAAGAGGCGTCACCGTGCGCGGCGCGCTGTTCGGCCTGACCCCATACGAGAGCTCCGAGATCGTCCTTAGCGTCTTCCACGGTCTGTCACCCTATGCCTGCGGGCTCCAGCGACCGGACGGGGCTGGACACCGATATATGTGCCGCACTCCGTCTGCACCCCTACCAACAGCCGACCTCTTCGTACAGTCGCGTGGAAACGGTTGTAGTCCGACTGGATTGGATGAGACGGCGACTGGCTTCGGCGAGAGCGGACACCACTGTCCGAGCACCCAGACACCCAAAAGTAAAGGGAAAGTAAAGCCTCGCGATCGGTGTCTGAATCGGCCTTCCGGCCTGACTTGGTCCAGGTGAAGGGAGATTCCCCGCACCGACCAGGAGGCCACCGTGCACGCAGCACTCCGTACCACCGCCCGGCGGCCGGCATGAACGTCGCCGACCTGCCGGGCGCCCAGTTGCTCGCCGACATCGTCGGCTGGACCACTGCCGCCGCCCCGTACCTTGCCGCGCTTTCCCCGGTCGCCCTGGCCGTCTGCATCTGCGCTGCCGCGCGGCGCGCCCGTCTCGTGCGGGAGGCCCTCACCGACCGCGTCATCGTGGAAGTGGTCCCCACCAGTACCTTCGATCCGAGTGAAGGCGAAGTCGGCCGGTGGGCGCGCCAGCTCAGCCGGGTCCACCACTCCGCCGATGGCGTACCGGCCCGCGGCTCCGCTGCCCGGCTGCGCTACACCGCCGAGGACGGCAAGATGCGCTGCTTTCTCGAGGGGCCGGTCACCGCGGCCGCCGTTCTGGCCATGCCGGGCTTTGCCGAGGTCGAAGTCCGCGCCCACCGCGCCCAAAAGGACATTCAGCCGATCCGCTTCCCGGCCCCGAACGAGGGGGCGAAGTGACTGCAGCAGTTGAGTTCGACTTCGACTTCTCGAAGCCCACCAGCGCCGTCGGTGGGCTTGATTCCCGCCGCTACGTGCAGCGCGTCGAGCTGGCCATGGCGCTGGCCGACCAAAAGCCGCTGGCTTCTCTCGGTCTAAATCCCGATCCGCTCCAGCAGCTGGCAGCCGCGATGGCCTCAGTGCGCACCAAGGACGGCGAGCGCGCTGACGTCGTCATCGACCTGGTCCCCATTCGCGAACGCCGGCTCGCCCGGCGCCGGCGCCAGTTGCTCTTGCAGTCCGGGCGCCGCGGGCCATCCGCGTACGGCGAGCGCCTGACCGGCGGCCTGGGCGGGGGAGGGGCGTGGGAATCGGTCCTCGCCGCATGGTCCGGGGGCAAGACCGCCGTCGGCGAGCGGCTGCCCCGCATGACCGACCTGCGCGACGGGATCGGCAAGTTCGACCCGGCAGCAGGCGCCGT
Proteins encoded in this window:
- a CDS encoding SH3 domain-containing protein translates to MRKLISYALAVAALALPALPTRAAQALPSATAATAMAQDFNSCGYYPKSALRLRTGPGTKYTTLGVLYPADLVSVDKAKGGWYRVSLQDRSKSGLKAGSTGWVAKSGLKPHVCMQLDVRQEAP
- a CDS encoding DUF6183 family protein; translation: MEDAKDDLGALVWGQAEQRAAHGDASYVRELGSQLADRHAAAVEQVREYERQLAHVVRVLALTPSRDSLVQLLRLLDEKRPFTAGSNLAPRFVASLLAEHQHVSDLAATVFDRNEREPHRLDELRACLFHELVLRGVDVEQFPPLRCWLLVRPGWQALSWLPVQRRDFEAGVGFPSRSMHGSASGSGTGVPTEGRVDPPTPRTSERSALRDIATTEVHETIVAAVQAGDWGDCGAWVFMLDEAVAPARVPALLPTLPMPCVDGLSPTDRFEIAVRPVDEIWRLLFVTASMGGMHSSGVQGAYGRLWAWRSMAGLSGAPAGASADEVERHVRQSTWFHFEADADWFQNDIYDYGIAALSPDLRRIAVLAATDTD